Proteins found in one Acidobacteriota bacterium genomic segment:
- the rnc gene encoding ribonuclease III: protein MSSDLGEFESLLEYVFQDRSLLVRALTHRSHAHESKEDRDNETYEFLGDSVLGFVVGDELFHRFPTVDEGTLSKMKAFLVSARSLSKKAEAIRMGEFVRLGIGEERSGGRVKKSLLANLYEAVVAAIYLDGGIDAARKFILRTFGPHLDQVTESDLLFHDYKTALQEAAQSRGWELPSYEVLSELGPDHSKTFVVAVDVGEMKAEGRASSKKEAQQRAARVALAQLQASNGEQR from the coding sequence ATGTCGTCTGATCTCGGTGAATTCGAATCGCTGCTGGAGTACGTTTTCCAGGACCGCTCCCTTCTCGTACGGGCGCTCACCCACCGTTCCCACGCGCACGAATCGAAGGAAGATCGCGATAATGAGACCTACGAGTTCCTGGGAGACTCGGTGCTGGGATTTGTGGTGGGCGACGAGCTTTTTCACCGATTTCCCACCGTGGACGAGGGGACGCTGTCCAAGATGAAGGCATTCCTCGTGAGCGCGCGAAGCCTTTCGAAAAAGGCCGAGGCGATCCGTATGGGAGAGTTCGTCCGGCTGGGAATCGGTGAGGAGCGGTCGGGCGGCAGGGTCAAGAAGTCGCTTCTCGCCAATCTTTACGAGGCGGTCGTGGCTGCAATCTATCTCGATGGGGGAATCGACGCGGCGCGGAAGTTCATCCTCCGTACGTTTGGTCCCCATCTGGACCAGGTGACCGAGAGCGACCTGCTGTTCCACGACTACAAGACGGCGCTGCAGGAGGCTGCTCAGAGCCGTGGGTGGGAACTTCCGAGTTACGAAGTGCTCTCGGAGCTCGGTCCGGATCATTCGAAGACCTTCGTCGTTGCGGTCGACGTCGGAGAGATGAAGGCCGAAGGGCGTGCATCCTCGAAGAAGGAGGCGCAGCAGCGAGCCGCCCGGGTCGCGCTTGCTCAGCTCCAAGCGTCGAACGGAGAGCAGCGCTGA